The following are encoded together in the Streptomyces flavofungini genome:
- a CDS encoding sugar ABC transporter substrate-binding protein, producing the protein MRARAVRVAAVGASATLVLSACGSTNDTAGSGGGGGGEGKVGVILPLLTSPFWQSYNDYVPKMAKSEDVDALKTVNSNSDPAKQITDINSQLDQGVKGLIVAPIDSAAISAGLDQAERKGVPVVAVDVAPEKGKVAMVVRANNRAYGQKACDYLGDEIKSGKVVQIMGDLASVNGRDRSKAFRQCMKDKYPKVKVLEIPAKWESDAAASKLDTLLNSNPDIKGIYMQAGGVYLAPTLQTLKKKGMLKKAGTKGHITIVSNDGIPQEFEAISKGEIDATVSQPADAYAKYGMFYIKAAMNGEKFKPGPTDHGSTIVRLPNGMLEDQLSAPLVTKENVGLFHEGADQ; encoded by the coding sequence ATCAGAGCACGGGCAGTGCGCGTGGCGGCAGTTGGCGCCAGTGCCACCCTGGTGCTCTCGGCCTGTGGCAGCACGAATGACACCGCGGGATCCGGTGGCGGGGGCGGTGGTGAAGGCAAGGTCGGCGTGATTCTGCCGCTGCTGACCTCGCCGTTCTGGCAGTCGTACAACGACTACGTGCCGAAGATGGCGAAGTCCGAGGACGTCGACGCGCTGAAGACCGTGAACTCCAACAGTGATCCGGCGAAGCAGATAACGGACATCAACAGCCAGCTCGACCAGGGAGTGAAGGGCCTGATCGTCGCCCCCATCGACAGCGCCGCGATCTCGGCGGGCCTGGACCAGGCGGAGCGCAAGGGCGTGCCGGTGGTCGCCGTCGACGTGGCGCCGGAGAAGGGCAAGGTCGCGATGGTCGTGCGCGCGAACAACCGCGCGTACGGGCAGAAGGCCTGCGACTACCTCGGCGACGAGATCAAGAGCGGAAAGGTCGTCCAGATCATGGGCGACCTGGCCTCCGTGAACGGCCGGGACCGGTCCAAGGCCTTCCGCCAGTGCATGAAGGACAAGTACCCGAAGGTCAAGGTCCTGGAGATTCCCGCGAAGTGGGAGTCGGACGCCGCCGCGTCCAAGCTGGACACGCTCCTGAACAGCAACCCCGACATCAAGGGCATCTACATGCAGGCGGGCGGCGTCTACCTCGCGCCGACGCTGCAGACCCTCAAGAAGAAGGGGATGCTGAAGAAGGCGGGCACGAAGGGCCACATCACGATCGTGTCGAACGACGGCATCCCGCAGGAGTTCGAGGCGATCAGCAAGGGCGAGATCGACGCGACCGTCTCCCAGCCCGCCGACGCGTACGCGAAGTACGGCATGTTCTACATCAAGGCGGCGATGAACGGGGAGAAGTTCAAGCCCGGACCCACCGATCACGGCTCGACGATCGTGCGGCTGCCCAACGGCATGCTGGAGGACCAGCTCTCCGCGCCGCTGGTGACCAAGGAGAACGTGGGGCTGTTCCACGAGGGTGCTGATCAGTGA